From one Thalassobaculum sp. OXR-137 genomic stretch:
- a CDS encoding NAD(P)H-dependent glycerol-3-phosphate dehydrogenase has protein sequence MTTLSPDISDAPAIKKFAVIGAGAWGTALAITAARAGGEVTLWARDPALSSAINRERTNEQLLSGYEIPDGVTATSDMAQAVAGVDAILLVVPSQAIRDIGERVHAVAAPGVPVVLASKGVERESGKLMTTVVAEAMPGRPIAVLSGPSFAAEVAGGHPTAVTIASADAADNPHGSLATRLSLALATPSFRPYISDDLIGVEVGGAVKNVIAIACGIASGSGFGTNTWAALITRGLDEMKTLAQALGGRRETVTGLSGMGDLALTCSSEQSRNMSFGKALGQRKRQEDLLSNRRSVVEGVVNAVSVTDLARKLGVEMPICEAVRSIVADGVEISEAIGRLMERPLKAEPAAMNIRIPHGNEDDVGDYVSEMLP, from the coding sequence ATGACAACGCTCTCCCCCGACATAAGTGACGCTCCGGCGATAAAAAAATTCGCCGTTATCGGTGCCGGCGCCTGGGGTACCGCCCTTGCCATCACCGCCGCCCGCGCCGGCGGAGAGGTCACCCTCTGGGCCCGCGACCCGGCCCTGTCCTCCGCGATCAACCGCGAGCGAACCAACGAACAGTTGTTGTCGGGATACGAGATTCCCGACGGCGTGACCGCGACCTCCGACATGGCGCAGGCCGTGGCCGGGGTGGACGCGATCCTGCTCGTGGTGCCGTCGCAGGCCATCCGCGATATCGGCGAGCGGGTGCATGCGGTCGCGGCGCCGGGCGTGCCCGTGGTCCTCGCCAGCAAGGGCGTGGAGCGGGAGAGCGGCAAGCTCATGACCACCGTCGTCGCCGAGGCCATGCCCGGACGGCCGATCGCCGTGCTCTCCGGACCGAGCTTCGCCGCGGAGGTCGCCGGCGGCCATCCGACGGCCGTGACCATCGCCTCGGCCGATGCGGCGGACAACCCGCACGGGTCGCTCGCCACCCGCCTGTCCCTGGCGCTCGCCACCCCGTCCTTCCGGCCCTACATCTCCGACGACCTGATCGGGGTCGAGGTCGGCGGCGCGGTGAAGAACGTGATCGCCATCGCCTGCGGCATCGCCAGCGGCTCCGGCTTCGGCACCAACACCTGGGCCGCCCTGATCACCCGCGGCCTGGACGAGATGAAGACCCTGGCCCAGGCCCTCGGCGGCCGCCGCGAGACGGTCACCGGCCTGTCCGGGATGGGCGACCTGGCGCTGACCTGCTCGAGCGAGCAGTCGCGCAACATGTCCTTCGGCAAGGCGCTCGGCCAGCGCAAACGCCAGGAGGACCTGCTGAGCAACCGCCGTTCGGTGGTGGAGGGCGTGGTCAACGCCGTCTCCGTCACCGATCTCGCCCGCAAGCTCGGCGTCGAGATGCCGATCTGCGAGGCTGTGCGCTCCATCGTCGCCGACGGCGTCGAGATCTCGGAGGCCATCGGCCGGCTGATGGAACGCCCGCTCAAGGCCGAGCCGGCGGCGATGAACATTCGGATCCCGCACGGAAACGAAGACGACGTAGGCGACTATGTATCGGAGATGCTGCCATGA
- the ggpS gene encoding glucosylglycerol-phosphate synthase gives MKSDLVIVYHRQPYEEVEVDGKIELRPNKSPNGIVPTLKSFFGQVSHGSWIAWKLREYGEMPDWERVVTISDDFGDYSVSRLALTEDQVNSFYAVTSKEALWPILHSFVDAYDYGPVDWPTFQEVNFLFAQAAAEQAADDAIIWIHDYNLWLVPVYLRQMKPNARISFFHHTPFPSPDVFNVLPWRNEIMDSLLHCDQVGFHIPRYAMNFANTARTLFDVSVEEEIDVEDGMSPRGMALSEPTIITRLKYHDQIVNIDAFPVGTNVNYIEELARSEETETKLQEIKEELGGKRLIVSVARTDYTKGTKEMLESFERLLERRPELHGEIRLMCVSVLANQNMAVYRRVQEEIEGLVGRINGRFGTFEWTPIMLFTGAIPLQDLIAYFRAADVCWLTPLRDGLNLVCKEYCAARIDELGTVVISEFMGAAVQLPYAVLTNPYSERFMDSAIDQALDMKPEEQRARMQMMRKNVSHYDIVQWSQHTMERFEELAESRAGRPVSHKKPVAAE, from the coding sequence ATGAAATCGGATCTGGTCATCGTCTACCATCGTCAGCCTTATGAGGAGGTCGAGGTCGATGGGAAGATCGAACTCAGACCGAACAAGAGCCCGAACGGTATCGTCCCCACGCTGAAGAGTTTCTTCGGTCAGGTCTCCCACGGATCCTGGATCGCCTGGAAACTGCGCGAATACGGCGAGATGCCGGACTGGGAGCGGGTCGTCACCATCAGCGACGATTTCGGCGACTACTCCGTCTCCCGCCTGGCGTTGACCGAAGACCAGGTGAACAGCTTCTATGCGGTGACCTCCAAGGAGGCGCTCTGGCCGATCCTCCATTCCTTCGTCGACGCCTACGACTACGGACCGGTCGACTGGCCGACCTTCCAGGAGGTGAACTTCCTGTTCGCCCAGGCCGCCGCCGAACAGGCCGCCGACGACGCCATCATCTGGATCCACGACTACAATCTGTGGCTCGTGCCTGTCTATCTGCGGCAGATGAAGCCGAACGCACGGATCTCCTTCTTCCACCACACGCCGTTCCCGTCGCCCGACGTGTTCAACGTGCTGCCCTGGCGCAACGAGATCATGGACAGCCTGCTCCATTGCGATCAGGTCGGATTCCACATCCCGCGCTACGCCATGAACTTCGCCAACACCGCCCGCACCCTGTTCGATGTCAGCGTCGAGGAGGAGATCGACGTGGAGGACGGGATGTCGCCGCGCGGCATGGCACTGTCCGAGCCGACGATCATCACCCGGCTGAAGTATCACGATCAGATCGTCAACATCGACGCCTTCCCGGTCGGCACCAACGTCAACTACATCGAAGAGCTCGCCCGCTCCGAGGAGACCGAGACCAAGCTCCAGGAGATCAAGGAAGAACTCGGCGGCAAGCGGCTGATCGTCTCCGTGGCCCGCACCGACTACACCAAGGGCACCAAGGAGATGCTGGAGTCCTTCGAACGGCTGCTGGAGCGCCGCCCGGAGTTGCACGGCGAAATCCGCCTGATGTGCGTCTCGGTGCTGGCCAACCAGAACATGGCCGTCTACCGGCGGGTGCAGGAGGAGATCGAGGGGCTGGTCGGCCGCATCAACGGCCGCTTCGGCACCTTCGAATGGACGCCGATCATGCTGTTCACCGGCGCCATCCCGCTGCAGGACCTGATCGCCTATTTCCGCGCCGCCGACGTGTGCTGGCTGACGCCGCTGCGCGACGGCCTGAACCTGGTGTGCAAGGAATACTGCGCCGCCCGGATAGACGAGCTCGGGACCGTGGTGATCTCAGAGTTCATGGGGGCCGCGGTGCAGCTTCCCTATGCGGTGCTGACCAACCCCTATTCCGAACGCTTCATGGATTCGGCCATCGACCAGGCCTTGGACATGAAGCCGGAGGAGCAGCGCGCCCGCATGCAGATGATGCGCAAGAACGTGAGCCACTACGACATCGTCCAGTGGTCGCAGCACACGATGGAGCGCTTCGAGGAACTGGCCGAAAGCCGCGCCGGCCGCCCGGTCAGCCATAAGAAGCCGGTCGCAGCCGAGTAA
- the gghA gene encoding glucosylglycerol hydrolase, producing the protein MTTAVTQNEERTKELVDWCRNALDTSATHFDAGLQIARGLGAHKRDGLCEVGFWAPELLDRRVPDGDIFLEVLEPEEPVDLTVSRQTLRMSRQLVPIGRCEAFCFAAVEGMRAGTRDEIGSFYALAWRDDEGWHRILDPLAASLPFGAFAPAEYYDVAAMQAERRDKEYFANLPEGDPVKLGPPVNILQIHVATATAGGTLASLTRRYEHLAERVRMKLPVEPADRIFLGYDGVQLLPVEPTTVFETGPDFWEELSDDDADDESVTVELHRPNTTNWGYDVVIAGMGAVNPAILETGRPDELVDLAAVLHTFPSGPKKLVFDVVFGHSDNQGLRALNHHYFAGPNMYGQNINYRNGIVRAVLLEMQRRKADFGADGIRVDGAQDFTFWDSNTERVEHDDEYLQSMSDVVQEVAGRRYRPWFVFEDGRPWPQEDWELSSTYRAVIDAQRDDDVFQWGPLTFAHNTPFLYTFWLSKWWRIREIMEHGAHWISGCANHDTLRRGTQINPKLNVNTRLGDTRMEILDKAYDNPAVSLITYGVFPGVPMDFLNASARASWGFIRNQDDQYGVKVVAEEAISLKWQVDNYSYSVPMAFRRLKAMGFEDRDSLVRFMEFLPALVEVTGYDLDVIAKLLNEVDPPLAGPAPFTVPILKQIARAWMDDMHDYCNVSGYEAALSESQTAFNLGLRAFRHARPWLRDNLRPEDVYEYREPVDGRVLFGTLRHGPDGEQVYAIAHLEGGAMENFDPLTLPIKGLEGDGWNVALRTPPIGGDYIGGPITLSDSMGVLYTRSADRR; encoded by the coding sequence ATGACGACCGCGGTCACTCAGAACGAAGAACGGACAAAGGAACTGGTGGATTGGTGCCGAAATGCGCTCGACACCTCGGCCACCCATTTCGACGCCGGTCTTCAGATTGCCCGCGGTCTGGGAGCGCATAAACGCGACGGTCTCTGCGAAGTCGGGTTCTGGGCGCCGGAACTGCTCGACCGCCGTGTGCCGGACGGCGACATCTTTCTGGAAGTGCTGGAGCCGGAAGAGCCGGTCGACCTGACGGTCTCGCGCCAGACGCTGCGCATGAGCCGCCAGCTCGTGCCGATCGGCCGCTGCGAGGCGTTCTGTTTCGCCGCCGTCGAGGGCATGCGCGCCGGGACCCGCGACGAGATCGGCTCGTTCTATGCGCTCGCCTGGCGCGACGACGAGGGCTGGCACCGCATTCTGGACCCCCTGGCCGCCTCCCTGCCGTTCGGCGCCTTCGCGCCGGCCGAATACTACGACGTGGCGGCGATGCAGGCGGAGCGCCGGGACAAGGAGTATTTCGCCAACCTCCCCGAGGGGGATCCGGTCAAGCTGGGCCCGCCGGTGAACATCCTGCAGATCCACGTGGCCACGGCGACCGCCGGCGGCACGTTGGCCAGCCTTACCCGGCGCTACGAGCATCTGGCCGAGCGGGTGCGCATGAAGCTGCCGGTCGAGCCGGCCGACCGCATTTTCCTGGGGTATGACGGCGTCCAACTGCTCCCCGTGGAGCCGACGACGGTGTTCGAGACCGGACCGGACTTCTGGGAAGAACTGTCCGACGACGATGCCGACGACGAGAGCGTGACCGTCGAGCTGCACCGCCCCAATACCACGAACTGGGGCTACGACGTGGTGATCGCCGGCATGGGCGCCGTCAACCCGGCGATCCTGGAGACCGGCCGCCCGGATGAGCTGGTCGACCTTGCCGCCGTGCTCCACACCTTTCCGAGCGGGCCGAAGAAGCTGGTGTTCGACGTGGTCTTCGGCCACAGCGACAATCAGGGCCTGCGGGCGTTGAACCACCACTACTTCGCCGGCCCGAACATGTACGGGCAGAACATAAACTACCGGAACGGCATCGTCCGGGCCGTGCTGCTGGAGATGCAGCGCCGCAAGGCCGATTTCGGCGCCGACGGCATCCGCGTCGACGGCGCTCAGGACTTCACCTTCTGGGACAGCAACACCGAGCGGGTGGAGCACGACGACGAGTACCTGCAGTCCATGTCCGACGTGGTGCAGGAGGTGGCGGGGCGCCGCTACCGGCCGTGGTTCGTGTTCGAGGACGGCCGGCCCTGGCCGCAGGAGGACTGGGAGCTGTCGTCCACCTACCGCGCGGTGATCGACGCCCAGCGCGACGACGACGTGTTCCAGTGGGGTCCGCTCACCTTCGCCCACAACACGCCGTTCCTCTATACGTTCTGGCTGTCCAAGTGGTGGCGGATCCGCGAGATCATGGAACATGGGGCGCACTGGATCTCGGGCTGCGCCAACCACGACACCCTGCGCCGGGGCACCCAGATCAATCCCAAGCTCAACGTGAACACCCGCCTGGGCGACACGCGGATGGAGATCCTGGACAAGGCCTACGACAACCCGGCCGTTTCGCTGATCACCTACGGCGTGTTTCCCGGCGTGCCGATGGACTTCCTGAATGCCTCGGCGCGGGCGAGCTGGGGCTTCATCCGCAACCAGGACGACCAGTACGGCGTGAAGGTGGTGGCCGAGGAGGCGATCTCGCTGAAATGGCAGGTCGACAACTATTCCTACTCGGTGCCGATGGCGTTCCGCCGGCTCAAGGCCATGGGCTTCGAGGACCGGGACAGCCTGGTTCGGTTCATGGAGTTCCTGCCGGCCCTGGTCGAGGTCACCGGCTACGACCTGGACGTGATCGCCAAGCTGCTGAACGAGGTCGATCCGCCGCTGGCCGGACCGGCGCCGTTCACCGTGCCGATCCTGAAGCAGATCGCCCGAGCCTGGATGGACGACATGCACGACTACTGCAACGTGTCGGGCTACGAGGCGGCGCTGAGCGAGAGCCAGACCGCATTCAACCTGGGGCTCCGCGCGTTCCGCCACGCCCGGCCGTGGCTGCGGGACAACCTGCGACCGGAGGACGTCTACGAGTATCGCGAGCCGGTCGACGGCCGGGTCCTGTTCGGCACCCTGCGCCACGGTCCGGACGGCGAGCAGGTCTACGCCATCGCCCATCTGGAAGGCGGGGCGATGGAGAACTTCGATCCGCTGACCTTGCCGATCAAGGGGCTGGAAGGGGACGGCTGGAACGTCGCCCTGCGCACGCCGCCGATCGGCGGCGACTATATCGGCGGACCGATCACCCTGTCGGACAGCATGGGTGTGCTCTACACCCGCAGCGCCGACCGACGCTGA
- a CDS encoding HAD-IIB family hydrolase — MTRTDPSKADVVLATDLDGTFLGGTDEERSTLYSAIDANRDRISLVFVTGRDIPFIRELTGDGWVPKPDFVIGDVGTTIVQGAEFETVPELEADIARRWGDAGDRVREMLADVDWLELQPTPFRYRVSYYYDPDRYDAAVAERIEAAGFDCLTSASTYLDVLPKGVSKGPTLLRLVDHLKIDPDRVLVAGDTMNDLSLFETGLRGVAVANSEPDLVSRVKSLENTTISRGNGAAGIHEVIRTLTSLRGAAA; from the coding sequence ATGACCCGCACCGACCCCAGCAAGGCGGACGTCGTCCTGGCGACCGATCTGGACGGAACCTTCCTCGGCGGAACCGACGAAGAGCGCTCGACGCTCTATTCCGCCATCGACGCCAACCGTGACCGGATATCCCTGGTCTTCGTCACCGGCCGCGACATCCCCTTCATCCGCGAGCTGACCGGCGACGGCTGGGTTCCGAAGCCCGATTTCGTCATCGGCGACGTGGGCACCACCATCGTCCAGGGGGCCGAGTTCGAGACGGTGCCGGAACTGGAGGCCGATATCGCCCGGCGCTGGGGCGATGCGGGCGACCGGGTCCGCGAGATGCTCGCCGATGTCGACTGGCTGGAGCTGCAGCCCACCCCGTTCCGCTACCGGGTCAGCTACTACTACGATCCTGACCGCTACGATGCGGCGGTGGCCGAGCGGATCGAGGCGGCCGGGTTCGACTGTCTCACCTCCGCCAGCACCTATCTGGACGTCCTGCCCAAGGGCGTGAGCAAGGGGCCGACCCTGCTGCGGCTGGTCGATCATCTGAAGATCGATCCCGACCGGGTGCTCGTTGCCGGCGACACGATGAACGACCTGTCCCTGTTCGAGACCGGCCTGCGCGGCGTCGCGGTCGCGAACAGCGAACCGGACCTCGTCTCGCGCGTTAAGAGCCTGGAGAACACCACAATCAGCCGCGGCAACGGCGCCGCCGGTATTCATGAGGTGATTCGAACACTTACGAGCCTTCGGGGGGCAGCGGCATGA
- a CDS encoding radical SAM protein, which produces MASLIEPASRILDVHDQELGSGVRSVGLLLIKPSHYDDDGFVIQWWRSFMISNVLIVVDGLFAEAADRWALGPDIRIETRRIDEMSNRLRPDELMRWLDGFDRCAVMMVGVQTNQFPRAVDIARPFREAGYPVIIGGFHVSGVLAMVPEWEGAFPGVKELGISLFAGELEAGVDALLRDIRDGAVKPLYNNLTQVADLSKAPALIAAPDVAARTLDNFHGMEVGRGCPFICSFCTIINVHGHAMRCRSPEAIETYLRGVAAVGGHSILISDDNFARSPIWREVTEILIRLSRELDWEWDVLVQVDTLASRIPGFVEACREAGVKRIFLGMESVREDNLKAAAKGQNKLHLMRDMVLTWKRAGIMIYAGVIIGFPNDTPERVREDIRFLQDEIPVDIVTFFALSPLPGSKDHQLMLRGGVPIDEDLNAFDTIHVITDHPLMTRTEWQALFQESWRQYYTLRHMWTVVGRGLYYGLSMKNLCSTFAAGYGSAVIEGVHPLDYGAIRQYDAPSRRPGYPALPRPVHEVRYTAKSLLGAASALMLVYIAFAMAGILSLARPFGLLKRFSLDDRVAAPVPGAAVEPAQQTAAE; this is translated from the coding sequence ATGGCGAGTCTCATCGAACCCGCCAGCCGGATCCTGGACGTGCACGATCAAGAGCTCGGATCGGGCGTCCGCTCCGTCGGCCTCCTGCTCATCAAGCCCTCCCACTATGACGACGACGGGTTCGTCATCCAGTGGTGGCGCTCGTTCATGATTTCGAACGTCCTGATCGTCGTCGACGGCCTGTTCGCCGAGGCGGCGGATCGATGGGCTCTCGGCCCGGACATTCGGATCGAAACCCGGCGCATCGACGAGATGAGCAACCGGCTGCGGCCCGACGAGCTGATGCGCTGGCTCGACGGTTTCGACCGCTGCGCCGTGATGATGGTGGGCGTGCAGACCAATCAGTTCCCCCGGGCCGTTGATATCGCCCGGCCGTTCCGAGAAGCCGGATATCCGGTGATCATCGGCGGCTTCCATGTCAGTGGCGTGCTGGCCATGGTGCCGGAATGGGAGGGCGCCTTTCCGGGTGTCAAGGAACTGGGCATCAGCCTCTTCGCCGGTGAGCTGGAAGCGGGGGTGGACGCCCTGCTGCGCGACATCCGGGACGGCGCCGTCAAGCCGCTCTACAACAATCTCACCCAGGTAGCGGATCTCAGCAAAGCGCCGGCCCTGATCGCCGCGCCGGATGTGGCGGCCAGAACCCTGGACAATTTCCACGGCATGGAAGTCGGCCGCGGCTGCCCCTTCATCTGCAGCTTCTGCACGATCATCAACGTCCATGGCCATGCGATGCGCTGCCGGTCGCCGGAAGCGATCGAGACGTATCTGCGGGGCGTCGCCGCCGTCGGCGGCCATTCCATCCTGATCAGCGACGACAATTTCGCCCGCAGCCCGATCTGGCGGGAGGTCACCGAGATCCTCATCCGCCTCTCGCGGGAGCTGGACTGGGAGTGGGACGTGCTCGTGCAGGTCGACACTCTGGCGAGCCGAATCCCGGGCTTCGTGGAGGCCTGCCGCGAGGCGGGGGTGAAGCGGATCTTCCTCGGTATGGAGTCCGTGCGCGAGGACAACCTGAAGGCCGCGGCCAAGGGCCAGAACAAGCTCCATCTGATGCGCGACATGGTGCTGACGTGGAAGCGCGCCGGGATCATGATCTACGCTGGCGTGATCATCGGCTTTCCCAACGACACGCCGGAGCGGGTCCGCGAGGACATCCGTTTTCTGCAGGACGAGATCCCCGTCGACATCGTCACCTTCTTCGCCCTCTCTCCCCTGCCGGGATCGAAGGACCATCAGCTCATGCTGCGCGGGGGCGTGCCGATCGACGAGGATCTCAACGCCTTCGACACCATTCACGTCATCACCGATCACCCGCTGATGACGCGCACGGAATGGCAGGCGCTGTTCCAGGAGAGCTGGCGGCAATACTACACGTTAAGGCACATGTGGACGGTGGTCGGACGGGGCCTCTACTACGGGCTGTCCATGAAGAACCTGTGCAGCACCTTCGCCGCGGGCTACGGCTCCGCCGTCATCGAAGGGGTTCACCCGCTCGATTACGGCGCCATCCGCCAATACGACGCCCCGTCACGGCGCCCCGGATATCCGGCATTGCCGAGACCTGTCCACGAGGTGCGCTACACGGCCAAGTCCCTGCTCGGCGCGGCGAGCGCGCTGATGCTGGTCTATATCGCCTTCGCCATGGCCGGCATTCTGTCGCTTGCCCGGCCGTTCGGGCTGCTGAAGCGCTTCTCCCTCGATGACCGGGTGGCCGCACCGGTTCCGGGCGCGGCCGTCGAACCCGCCCAGCAGACCGCGGCGGAATAG
- the thiD gene encoding bifunctional hydroxymethylpyrimidine kinase/phosphomethylpyrimidine kinase, with product MPRSTEGRVLIAAGSDSGGGAGIQADIKAVTALGGYAMTAVTALTAQNTKGVFGVHEVPIPFLRQQLDLLVDDIGVDVIKTGMLHSGPVIDTIVDVIEEKAMHVPLVVDPVMIAKGGHPLLNPDAMQVLKARLILRAHLLTPNLPEAELLTGMTIKDVDDMHHAAEMLLSLGPPAVLLKGGHLSSDTVVDLLATESGIREFRSRRVDSTSTHGTGCTLASAIATGLAQGLALEKAVERARKYVITAIETAPGYGKGHGPLNHVHTVKERA from the coding sequence ATGCCAAGGTCGACTGAAGGGCGTGTTCTGATCGCTGCCGGATCCGATTCCGGCGGCGGTGCGGGGATCCAGGCGGATATCAAGGCGGTAACGGCACTTGGCGGATATGCCATGACGGCCGTCACGGCCTTGACCGCGCAGAACACCAAGGGTGTTTTCGGCGTCCACGAAGTGCCGATCCCGTTCCTGCGCCAGCAGCTCGACCTGCTGGTCGACGATATCGGCGTCGATGTGATCAAGACCGGCATGCTGCATTCCGGCCCGGTCATCGATACCATCGTCGATGTGATCGAGGAAAAGGCGATGCATGTGCCGCTGGTGGTCGATCCGGTGATGATCGCCAAGGGCGGCCATCCGTTGCTCAATCCGGACGCCATGCAGGTGCTGAAGGCGCGGCTGATCCTGCGCGCCCATCTGCTGACGCCCAATCTGCCCGAGGCGGAATTGCTGACCGGCATGACGATCAAGGACGTGGACGACATGCACCACGCCGCCGAGATGCTGCTGTCGCTCGGTCCGCCGGCGGTGCTGCTGAAGGGCGGTCACCTGTCCTCCGACACCGTGGTCGACCTTCTGGCGACGGAATCCGGCATTCGGGAATTCCGGAGCCGGCGTGTCGACAGCACCAGCACCCATGGCACGGGCTGCACCCTCGCCTCCGCCATTGCCACCGGTCTGGCCCAGGGGCTGGCCCTGGAGAAGGCGGTCGAGCGGGCGCGGAAATACGTGATCACGGCCATCGAGACCGCCCCCGGCTACGGGAAGGGCCACGGGCCGCTCAACCACGTTCACACGGTCAAGGAACGCGCCTGA